In Spirosoma pollinicola, the genomic window AAATTGAATAATAGCGAAGAGGAGGAATAGGGAGATGCCGGACGTTTTTTTGACAGTATTAACAGGATGGGCAAGATTTTTGGTTAATAAAAACCCTGTCCATTTTGTCAAAAAAACGTCTGGACATTACTGAATTTTTGAGCATCACAGCGCAGCCAGTCACAGCGGTGAACGGTTGACAGCTCGAAAAAAATAATCACATCGGCACTACGTGCATAACGGTTCCCATTGAGCCTTTATGTATTTAGTGCCGATGTGGTTATTTTTTTTTGTTTGAATTAGTGATTGACTATCAGCGATTTGTGTTAAAGCGCTTTAGGAGAATAGCGTCCTGAAAAGATTTTTTTTAGCCCTCATGCAACCTCAATACAGCCTTCTTACATCTTCCTGTCAACTAACACAAAGAATACAACCACAAGAATAGACAACGTCAATTTTCCTAAACCCTTACTTTGATTACAGCCATGAAAACGGTCAAACACCTCCTCACCACAGCTCTTATCGCTGCTTCTGTCGCTTCATTTGCTCAAACGACTACGGTTACCATTACTACCGATTCAACTGTGTCAACGACTCGCCCTCGTAAAACAATTGAGCGTGTTACCTCCGATTTTAGTGTCTATGTCGGTCTGAACAATTTCGCCGGATCGCTGCCAACGGGCTACGATTTCAACCCGATCGGTTCGCGCTTTGTCGCCCTGTCCTGGCAGAAACGCATTCCGCTTCTGGTGAAAGGCGCTACTAAACTTCGGCTGGTGGCTGGTCCCGAAGTGGCCTGGAACAACTTTATGTTCGAGCGCTCTTCCGAAGCAGGACGTAACATGCTGGTCGAGCGTAACAACCAGCTCAGTATCGAACAGGCTGATGTTGACCTGCACAAATCGAAACTCGTAACGGCTCAACTCAATTTGCCCGTCATGGTCAATGTAGCGTTTCGGTCGGGCCTGACACTGGGCGTAGGTGCTTACGCTGGTATCCGGTTGGACAGTTATACGAAGGTGAGACCCGAAGGTGGCTCAACAGTACGCACGCATGGTTCCTACAACCTGAATCCTGTTCGCTGGGGCCTGACAACCGAACTGGGTTTCCGGGGCACCTCTAAGTTATTCTTTCGTTACGAACCCAGCAGCGCATTCCGCTCAGGTCAAGGTCCAGATGCAAGCGTGTGGGCAGTGGGGGTGAAACTATGACCGGGATTTTAACAAGATTTAAACGATTTTTCAAGATTACTGGCAAGATTTAAAATCTTGTAAGTCTTGTCGATCCGGCAGGAGTTCTACGAAGCCGCCCAGTGGTTCAGACATTGACCGGAGCAATCTGACAGCAAAGCGATAATCTTGAAAAATCTTTTGAATCTTGTTAAAATCCCGGTTCGGATATGCAACGGTTCCCCATTCTCTTGTGTCTTTCTCCTGAATTCCCTTCACAATTACTAATTCCCCGTTAAAATCCGCTTATCCTGCCGTTCAGACCGCTTGTGTAAGAACAGGTACTTTGTGATGCCCACTACCTACCTTTACATTGTACTTCTGAACGGAAGAACAGCAACCTCCTGAAAAGTCTATTATTATGAAAACTTTTTTATCCTTTTCTATTTTAATTCTACTTGCTCTATCTACTGCATTCGGACAAGTTCTGACACGGGGTACAGTAAATGGGCAAGTGGGCTCTGTGGCAGGCAAACCACTTGAGTTTACAACGATGATGCTTTTGAAAGCCAATGATTCCACCCTGGTGAAAGGAGCCATTAGCGATGTAGACGGAAAATATACATTTGAAAACGTAGGTGCCGGAAACTACTTGATAGCCGCGCAACAAATAGGATATCGCAAAACGTATAGTGCCCCGTTCGCTGTCGATGAGACTCATCCGGCGGTTTTCATGCCAGCGATTACGATGAGTGACGAAACCAAAAATCTGACCGAAGTGAAGGTGATAGCAACCAAGCCTTTCATCGAGCAACAGGTAGATAGGACCGTCATGAATGTTGAAAATAGCATTGTATCCAGCGGAAACACGGCGCTGGAAGTGCTGGAAAAAGCCCCCGGCGTAACCATCGACCGCCAGAATGACCAGATTCAGCTGAAGGGTAAAGCAGGTGTTATCGTTTATATTGACGGTAAACAGACTTATCTCTCGCAGCAGGAAGTGTCGAACCTGCTCAAAAATACACCCAGCGACAATATTGCGACGATTGAGATCATCACTAATCCAGGCTCCAAATATGACGCGGCCGGTAACTCGGGGATCATCAATATTAAGATGAAGAAGAATAAGAATTTTGGTACCAATGGCACGTTCATTATCGGTACAGGGTATGGCTGGGTGAAGAGCCTGACAGGTGCCCGCGACGACCTGCCGAAATTCAATACCTCACTAAATCTCAATCACCGGGAAGGTAAACTTAATGTGTTTGGTAACTACAGCTACGTGAATCGGCAAAGTGCCCAGAGCAACGAAATCAACCGGGCGATTCCATTCAATGGCAAGACGACGTACTTCGATCAGTACTCGTTCCGGCCCAACCAGTTTGCCGGGCATTCCTACAAAGGTGGTCTTGACTACTTTATCAACCAGAAAAGTACGATTGGCGTACTGGTCAACGGATTCTCGAACGACTGGCGGTCGGCAGGGCAGAACAACACGTTCATCAGCGACCAGAATCGGGTGCTGACCAGCAGACCAACAACCAAAACCGACGCTCGGGAATTTATGTCGAACCTGACGGGAAACATCAACTACAAGTACGATTTTGACGGAAAAGGGCACGAGTGGACGGTAGACGCCGACTATGTTCACTACGGTGGTAAAAACAGCAACAACCTGAGCACGATCTACTATAATCCAGACAATACCCTGAACCGCCCGAATCAGGATGTGCGCAACAACATGCCATCTACGATCAATATCATGGCGTTCAAAACGGATTATGTACGCCCATTGAAAAATGGCAGCAAGCTGGAAACGGGTCTGAAAAGCAGTTTTGTCAACGCCGACAACAACACGATTTACGATACACTTCAACAGGAAAACCGGACATGGTTGTTTGATGTCAGCCGCTCGAACCAGTTCAAATACACCGAGAATATTAACGCGGCCTACATTAATTACGCGGGTAAGTTCGGTAAGTTGAAAGTGCAAACGGGCCTTCGGGCAGAGCATACACACTCAACGGGAACATCGGTAACGCTGAACCAAACGGTCGACCGTAACTACCTGAATCTATTTCCAACGGTTTTCCTGTCCCGTCAGCTTGATACAAATAGTGTGCTGAACCTGTCGTATAGCCGCCGGATCGACCGTCCTGATTACCAGAACCTGAATCCATTCGTATTCTATCTGGACCCGTACACGTATCAAAAGGGAAACCCGTTTCTTCGGCCACAGTACACCAATTCGGTTGAGCTGACCCACGTTTATAAAGGTGCTATTTCAACAACGCTTGGGTTCAGCCGCACAACGGACTTTATCAATCAGGAAACACCCCGGCAAATTGCGGCCCAGAATATTACCTATGTAACGCCCGAAAACCTGGGTCACATGGACAATCTGAGCCTGAACGTCAGCTTTCCGGTGCCCATCACGAAATGGTGGCGGATGCAGAACAACATAAATTCGTATTATCAGAACTACCAGACGGTATACTCAGAAACCCCGTATCAGGTGAAACTGGTGGCTTTCAATCTATACTCGTCCAACAATTTCACCCTGAGTAAAACCCTGTCGGCTGAGGTATCGGGCTGGTACAACTCGGCTTCACAATACGGTTTCTACCGGGCGCGTCCCATGGGGGCCTTCAGCGTAGGGGTGCAGAAAAAAGTAATGGATGGTAAAGGCAACATTAAACTGAATGTAAATGACCCCTTCTGGCTGAACCATTTCAGTGGTCGGGCTGCTGTTCAGGATATTGATTTTCGGGTTGCATCGCGCTGGGAGAGCCGTCGGATTATGCTGACGTTCACCTATCGCTTCGGAAATCAGAACGTAAAAGGTGCTCGCGATCGTAATTCAGCCACATCTGCCGAACAAAACCGGGTGAAAGGCGGGAATTAGAAAGATGTATATTTTGTGCCAAATAGCCTCTGGCTGTTTAAGTTGAAGACTAGTAGATAGCCAACTGATTAGCCGAAAGTCGGCTCAAACAGCCAGAGGCTGTTTGGTACAAAAAGCTTATAAATAACGGACTTAGTTTAGGTTAAGAAAATGGGAAAGCCGCCCTCGGATTGAGGGGCGGCTTTTTTGTGCCCTAACTTTTTGACCTGTCTGGCACATCAAAGGGCTCAATTCATCATTTGGGGCGTCTCAAATCTTTTTTGGGGCGAAGCCATGGGTATAACCCGCCACCTTTGAATCGTCAATCTCAACCGATTCAATAGTATGGCACGCTTCTTTACACTTCTTTTCCTGATACTGACGATCGGCTCGACAATCGCTCAATCGCTGACGGGTTTTGTACTTGAGTCAGCCAATCGACCGGCTTCATTTGCCGCAGTCAAACTTCTCCGGGCTGGCGACTCCACGCTCGTAACAGGGGCCATTACGAACGAAGCCGGTCAGTACACGTTTACGAATATCGCCGAGGGTCGTTACTACGTGAAGGCATCTCTTGTGGGGATGACCAGTATAAAAAGCCAGGTAATTGCTATTCGTGTTGGTCAGTCGGTAGCGATGGAACCGCTTACACTCGCGATTGTTGACCAGCAACTGACTGGCGTAGAGGTGCGAGCGAAACGGGCACTTGTTGAGCAGCAGGTTGACAAAACAGTGCTGAACGTAGCTGCCGATGCCACGGCTCAGGGCAAAACCGCCTATGAACTATTGCAGCAGGCTCCCGGTGTTGTCATTGACCCGAATGACAACATTCGGATGGCTGGTAAGCAGGGTGTCAATGTATTTATCGACGGCAAGCCAACCAATCTGTCAGCCGCCGATCTGGCTAACCTGCTCCGGGCCACACCCGCAGCCAGCATCGACAAAGTAGACCTGATCACAAACCCCTCAGCCCGCTTCGATGCGCAGGGTGGAGCCGGTATAATTAACCTCCGGTTCCGGCGCGACAAAAGGCTGGGCGTAAATGGCAACGCATCCGCTGGATATGGCCAGAGCGATCATCATCGTGCCAATGCTGCCCTCGACTTGAACTACCGGGCCAAACGCGTTAATCTATTCGGCAATGTGGCGGTAAGTGACAACTTTCAGATCACCAACGTACGGTTGGATAGACGAACGGGTGGTTCGCAATTCCTCCAGCGTGGCTACGATTCCGACGGCACCAGGGCGATTGTTTATAAGGCCGGAATCGACTACGCCATTAGCAATCAGCGCTCCGCAGTTCAGCAAACTATTGGCTTTATCGTATCGGGTAATACAGCTGCCAACCGGTTCGGTACGTTCACCACTACGAATCTTGTAGATAGTCAGAACAGACTGGATTCGAGCATCGCGAACCAGGCAACAAACGGCACAACGGCCCAGCCTGCCCGCAACAATCGGACTAATGCCGCTCTGAATTACCGCTATACGGATACATTGGGACTGGAACTGGCGCTGGATGCGGACTTAACCCACTTTTCTACTACCTCGCCCAACCGGATCACGAGTGCCTATAGCGATGGAACCGGCCAGCCGCTGTTTAGTCGGCAGCGACGGTTCGACGCCAGTACAACCATTACCATACTTACTTTGAAAGGAGATTTTGTGAAGGAATGGAAAGCGCGTCACCTGAAACTCGAAACGGGGCTTAAACACACGGATGTATCTACTAATAATGACCTGCTTGCGTTCATTGGCACAGAGCCTGAGCGCCCCGATATAGCTCGCACGAATCGGTTTACCTATCGGGAAATTGTAAACGCCGGGTACATATCGCTGAACCGGACAATGGGTAAGTGGTCGGTTCAGGGTGGTTTACGGGCCGAACATACCTCCGTAAAGGGTCGATCTACAGATTTGCTCCAGCAAACGATTCAGCGTCCTGATACCGCCTACCTGAACCTGTTTCCAACAGCCTTTGTGCAGTATAGGGCTACCGATAACAGCCAGTTTGGTGTCAATTATGGCCGTCGCATCGGGCGACCTAACTATCAGGATATGAACCCGTTCATCTATCAGATTGACCCGTATACCAGTCAGCGGGGTAACCCATATCTGCGGCCTACATACACCCACACCCTCGAAGCCAGCTACACCTATAAGTGGGCGTCGACGCTTAAGCTGGCCTACAGCCGTACCCAGGGATTTACGACCGATGTAATCAGGCAGGAGGGACTTACCGCCTACCAGACGGTTGCCAACGTAGGCCGGGTCGATGCCCTGAATGTATCCGTTAGTTCGCCTTACCAATTTACAAAATGGTGGAATACCTATGTGTATGCCGGGGCCACCTGGAACCGGTTTACGGGGAATCTGTCGCCATCAGAATCCTTCGATCAACGGGCGTTTGCTTTCGAAGCTTATATGCAGCACTCGTTTACTCTATCGAAACGCTGGTCGGCACAGGCGTCGGGATTCTGGAGTGCGCCAACAACGCAAACGATCTACCGGGTGGGTGGCCTGGGTGCGGTAAACCTGAGTGTACAGAAGAAAATAATGCAGGAGCGCGGCAAACTTACACTCGGGGTCGATGATCTTCTGAATACCATGCGCTGGAGGCAATCGGCTGATTTTCAGACACAGCAATTTAACATCGACCGTAAATGGGAAAGCCGCCGAATTACGATCCGGTTTACCTATCAATTTGGCAGCCGTGATATTAAGGCCGCTCGTGAACGTGAAGCTAATAGCGATGCCAGCCGCATTAAAGTGAAAGGAAATTTATAACCAGATCATAAATATAGTGTCATGAAAATCATCCCCTTAGTTCTATCGCTGTTGCTCGTAATGAGCCTTTCTTCGGCTAGCTTCGCTCAACAAACGGCTACTGCTGCCGTTGCCCGTGTGGCTTTTACACTTCGAAATAATCTTGGCTATCACCGGATGTTTCGGGCAGAAGGGCCGGGTATGGCATACGGGTTTACCATGAACCGTAATGAATCGACGCCCAAAAATTGGCCCGTCGGCAGCAAGTTGTATTACAGCAAAGACGGCGAGACGACCGAAGAACTGATTCTGTCTGTAACCGCTGATGATGCGGGCAAAACACTGCTGACAGACCCCAAAACGACGGGCCATTCGCCGGTCAACACTGTGACGGTACGCTTTCGGAATAACAGCTTGCTACCCCATAAAGTAATGATTATCACGTATCGGCCCGACGAAACGGGCAACGGCACGCAAGGCATCATGTTAATGTCTTATAGTAGTACGTCACAATCCCTGCCAGTAGGAACTAAAGTGTACTTTGCTGATAATAAGCAGGTCGATGTAGTAATGAGTGGAAAGCGAATCGACGACGAAAAGCCTTTTTTGACTGTTCGAAAGGCCGATGCCGGAAAGACGTTTGATATTTTTCAGTAGAGAAACAGGCTGTATCTTGCTCCTAAATACACTGACTAATGACGTTTGACTTCAATCTCTACTCATCCCCCTTATTATTTGGTTTTGTACAGGGCTGGATCTATGCCGCTCTGTTATGGATACGGGCCCGGCGCGAAGAGCGACTGTCTGACTGGTTGCTAGGCTGGGTACTCGTGGGCTTGAGTTTGAATATTTGGGAGTATATGCTGGGATTTGGAGGTATTGAAATCCTCTGGCGTGAACTGGAGTTTTTTCCCCGGACGCTGGGGTATCTTTTTCCCGCTTTATGCTATTTCTATCTCAAAAGTCAGGTTAACGCCGACTTTCGGTTTACGCGACAGGAGGCCTGGCATGCCCTTCCGTTTCTTATTCAGGTTACCTACCACATCGGTATTTTCTCGATGGGGCACGAATTCGTAGAACGCTGGAAAACGACGGTGCAGTACCCGTATCATCTGGATGATCTGGAGTTTATAGTGGGTATTGGGTTAGATGTATATTACCTGATTTTGTCTTTGCGGCTATACCGACACTATCGGGCCTGGATCAAGACGCAATTTTCCGAAACCGAAACCATAAGTTTTCTCTGGTTTCGAAACTTCCTGATTACCCTTACGGCCACCATGCTGTTCAGCCTGTTCATGACGTTCCTGAGTCTACTAATAGGCCTTGATTTCTGGCAAAACTGGTGGGACGAACTGGCGGGTGTAGCCCTGATTTATTACGTAAGTATCCACGGCTACGCACAGGCACAACCCGGTCGGCGATTAACGTTTGAGCCTGTCCCAGTGGAGCAAGTCTTGATTGCCGAACCCTTTTCAGACCCAGTACGGGTACTAGAAAGAGAGTCTGTGCAGATCAATGGTCGTGTTGAAGGGCAATCGACAAAATCACTAACCGGACTGCCAACGGATCTGGTACCGTGGCGTGATACGTTACTTACCTACATGGACAATGAACGTCCTTACCTGGACCCTGACTTATCGCTTATTGATCTGGCTCGGCGACTCAAAACCAACGCGTCAATTCTGTCGCCGGTCATCAATGCCGGAACGGGAAAAAACTTCAATGATTTTGTGAATCAGTACCGTGTCGATGCTTTTAAACGACAGGTTCTCGATCCCGCCAATAGTCACTTGAGCTTGCTGGGTATTGCCCTTGATTGCGGCTTTAACTCAAAAGCTACCTTCAACCGGGCCTTCAAGAAACTGACCAGCCAATCGCCAAGGGAGTTTGTCGAGTCTAGGGACCAATGAGTTGTAGTTGGTTTATGAGGTGAATGACGTATTTAGCTAGAGCATGTTTGGGACAAGCTCCAGCTTGGCCATTTGAACTTCATTTGATCACGGCCAAGCTGGAGCTTGGCCCAAACAACCAGACTACTCTTTCACATACTTGTTCAGCGGGCAGGTTTTCAATTGTTTCAAGCCCTCGATCACAGAGCCCGCATTAACTTTTGCCCCGGCTGCATTCGTGTGCGTATGATCTTTCACGAAGTAAGTAGCCTGTAGCAGTGTCGAGTCACCAACAACATCATATTTGCGGGCAACCAGTTCATTCAGGTCAATAAAGTAAGCTCCATTTTTACCTCCCGATTCGGTTTTAGCCACCTCGGCGGCCCATTTGCCGTAATCGTCGGTACCGCGAATTACTTTGCTGTCTTTCCATTGATTGCGCGGCACCAAGGACAATACAATGGGTGTGGCTCCTTTTGCTTTCGTATCGGTTACATATTTGCGAATGTACCAGCCGTAGCTGTGAACTACCTCGTGTTTTTTCGTGATCAGGTTGTCAATTTCCTGGGTCTCATCGCCAATACCTTTGATTGTTCCGCGAGCGCGTAGGGTGTCATTAATAGGGCCTGCATCGTTATGACCAAACTGCATCATCACGAAATCGCCCGGTTTCAGGACCGTCCTGATTTTCTCCCAGCGCCCTTCTGACAAAAACGTACGGCTGCTACGACCGCCAATCGCGTGATTCTCGATATGGATGCGAGTTGTGTCGAAATAGGCATCCATGAAGTGGCCCCAACCCCACATGCCGCCATCGCCTTTGTCGGTGGAGTTCTTCACGGTCGAGTCACCAATCAGGTAAAGGGTTGGACGTTGGGGGAGGTTAAGGGCAACCAAAAGAACAGCCATAATGGCAATCAGTGCGGTGGGTATGGTATTTCTCATAAATTGATTTGGCTGCATTCCCGTCAAAAAAATGAATTTTAACGCTGTTGATCTGTTAACCCGATAGTTTCGGTTAAGTTTGTAAATCGGCTATTTGACGTAGCAGTCTGATAAAATCTACATTGAATAGCTTCTTTTCGTTCGACTAAACTTGTTCCGATCTACTATGCAGTCTGATCTTGCCTCCCCCGAAAAAGCCTTTGCCGAAACCGGCCTTTCTCTACCACCCGCCCCACAACCGATGGGCGTTTACAAGCCGTATCTTATTGATGGAAAGTACCTGTACATATCGGGTCATGGCCCTGTGCAGGATGATAAAAGCCTGATTAAAGGCCGTGTGGGAGCCGATCTGGACATTGAGCAGGCTAAGCTGGCTGCTCGGCAGGTGGGCCTAACAATCCTATCGACCATCCGAACAAACCTGGGTAGCCTCGACCGGGTGAAGCGTGTTATTAAAGTATTGGGCATGGTAGGCTGTACCCCCGATTTTGAGCAACACCCCTACGTGATCAACGGTTGCAGCGAACTTTTTTCGGCCGTTTGGGGGCCCGATAATGGCGTTGGCGTTCGGTCGGCGGTGGGGATGGGCTCCCTGCCCGGCAACATCCCGGTTGAAATAGAAGCCTTATTTGAGCTGGTTTAACTGATGGAGCAAGCACCCTGGTATACGATTAATGACATTGCCCAACTCGATACACCTGCATTGGTGATCTATACGGATCGGGTAAAACAGAATATTGCTTTCCTGATCAAGGCAGTCGACAAACTGAGTCGACTACGGCCACACGTAAAAACGAATAAGTCGCGGGAAGCCTGCCAGTTGATGCTGGATGCCGGTATCACCAAATTCAAGTGCGCCACTATTGCCGAGGCCGAAATGCTGGCAATGCTCGGTGCTCCCGATGTGCTGCTGGCCTACCAGCCAAACGAGGCTAAAATGCATCGACTGGTAAGCCTGATGAAGACCTACCCGGAAACGAAATTTTCCTGTCTGGTCGATAACAGCACAACAGCCAATCAACTGTCGGCAGTGGCCGTACTGGCTGATCTGGTCGTACCGGTGTACATTGACTTAAATGTGGGCATGAACCGGACGGGTGTTGCGCCCGGTGGGGCTGTACTGACGCTATATGCAGAACTGGATAC contains:
- a CDS encoding outer membrane beta-barrel protein, encoding MKTVKHLLTTALIAASVASFAQTTTVTITTDSTVSTTRPRKTIERVTSDFSVYVGLNNFAGSLPTGYDFNPIGSRFVALSWQKRIPLLVKGATKLRLVAGPEVAWNNFMFERSSEAGRNMLVERNNQLSIEQADVDLHKSKLVTAQLNLPVMVNVAFRSGLTLGVGAYAGIRLDSYTKVRPEGGSTVRTHGSYNLNPVRWGLTTELGFRGTSKLFFRYEPSSAFRSGQGPDASVWAVGVKL
- a CDS encoding outer membrane beta-barrel protein is translated as MKTFLSFSILILLALSTAFGQVLTRGTVNGQVGSVAGKPLEFTTMMLLKANDSTLVKGAISDVDGKYTFENVGAGNYLIAAQQIGYRKTYSAPFAVDETHPAVFMPAITMSDETKNLTEVKVIATKPFIEQQVDRTVMNVENSIVSSGNTALEVLEKAPGVTIDRQNDQIQLKGKAGVIVYIDGKQTYLSQQEVSNLLKNTPSDNIATIEIITNPGSKYDAAGNSGIINIKMKKNKNFGTNGTFIIGTGYGWVKSLTGARDDLPKFNTSLNLNHREGKLNVFGNYSYVNRQSAQSNEINRAIPFNGKTTYFDQYSFRPNQFAGHSYKGGLDYFINQKSTIGVLVNGFSNDWRSAGQNNTFISDQNRVLTSRPTTKTDAREFMSNLTGNINYKYDFDGKGHEWTVDADYVHYGGKNSNNLSTIYYNPDNTLNRPNQDVRNNMPSTINIMAFKTDYVRPLKNGSKLETGLKSSFVNADNNTIYDTLQQENRTWLFDVSRSNQFKYTENINAAYINYAGKFGKLKVQTGLRAEHTHSTGTSVTLNQTVDRNYLNLFPTVFLSRQLDTNSVLNLSYSRRIDRPDYQNLNPFVFYLDPYTYQKGNPFLRPQYTNSVELTHVYKGAISTTLGFSRTTDFINQETPRQIAAQNITYVTPENLGHMDNLSLNVSFPVPITKWWRMQNNINSYYQNYQTVYSETPYQVKLVAFNLYSSNNFTLSKTLSAEVSGWYNSASQYGFYRARPMGAFSVGVQKKVMDGKGNIKLNVNDPFWLNHFSGRAAVQDIDFRVASRWESRRIMLTFTYRFGNQNVKGARDRNSATSAEQNRVKGGN
- a CDS encoding TonB-dependent receptor domain-containing protein, which gives rise to MARFFTLLFLILTIGSTIAQSLTGFVLESANRPASFAAVKLLRAGDSTLVTGAITNEAGQYTFTNIAEGRYYVKASLVGMTSIKSQVIAIRVGQSVAMEPLTLAIVDQQLTGVEVRAKRALVEQQVDKTVLNVAADATAQGKTAYELLQQAPGVVIDPNDNIRMAGKQGVNVFIDGKPTNLSAADLANLLRATPAASIDKVDLITNPSARFDAQGGAGIINLRFRRDKRLGVNGNASAGYGQSDHHRANAALDLNYRAKRVNLFGNVAVSDNFQITNVRLDRRTGGSQFLQRGYDSDGTRAIVYKAGIDYAISNQRSAVQQTIGFIVSGNTAANRFGTFTTTNLVDSQNRLDSSIANQATNGTTAQPARNNRTNAALNYRYTDTLGLELALDADLTHFSTTSPNRITSAYSDGTGQPLFSRQRRFDASTTITILTLKGDFVKEWKARHLKLETGLKHTDVSTNNDLLAFIGTEPERPDIARTNRFTYREIVNAGYISLNRTMGKWSVQGGLRAEHTSVKGRSTDLLQQTIQRPDTAYLNLFPTAFVQYRATDNSQFGVNYGRRIGRPNYQDMNPFIYQIDPYTSQRGNPYLRPTYTHTLEASYTYKWASTLKLAYSRTQGFTTDVIRQEGLTAYQTVANVGRVDALNVSVSSPYQFTKWWNTYVYAGATWNRFTGNLSPSESFDQRAFAFEAYMQHSFTLSKRWSAQASGFWSAPTTQTIYRVGGLGAVNLSVQKKIMQERGKLTLGVDDLLNTMRWRQSADFQTQQFNIDRKWESRRITIRFTYQFGSRDIKAAREREANSDASRIKVKGNL
- a CDS encoding helix-turn-helix domain-containing protein, whose amino-acid sequence is MTFDFNLYSSPLLFGFVQGWIYAALLWIRARREERLSDWLLGWVLVGLSLNIWEYMLGFGGIEILWRELEFFPRTLGYLFPALCYFYLKSQVNADFRFTRQEAWHALPFLIQVTYHIGIFSMGHEFVERWKTTVQYPYHLDDLEFIVGIGLDVYYLILSLRLYRHYRAWIKTQFSETETISFLWFRNFLITLTATMLFSLFMTFLSLLIGLDFWQNWWDELAGVALIYYVSIHGYAQAQPGRRLTFEPVPVEQVLIAEPFSDPVRVLERESVQINGRVEGQSTKSLTGLPTDLVPWRDTLLTYMDNERPYLDPDLSLIDLARRLKTNASILSPVINAGTGKNFNDFVNQYRVDAFKRQVLDPANSHLSLLGIALDCGFNSKATFNRAFKKLTSQSPREFVESRDQ
- a CDS encoding rhamnogalacturonan acetylesterase produces the protein MRNTIPTALIAIMAVLLVALNLPQRPTLYLIGDSTVKNSTDKGDGGMWGWGHFMDAYFDTTRIHIENHAIGGRSSRTFLSEGRWEKIRTVLKPGDFVMMQFGHNDAGPINDTLRARGTIKGIGDETQEIDNLITKKHEVVHSYGWYIRKYVTDTKAKGATPIVLSLVPRNQWKDSKVIRGTDDYGKWAAEVAKTESGGKNGAYFIDLNELVARKYDVVGDSTLLQATYFVKDHTHTNAAGAKVNAGSVIEGLKQLKTCPLNKYVKE
- a CDS encoding RidA family protein, producing the protein MQSDLASPEKAFAETGLSLPPAPQPMGVYKPYLIDGKYLYISGHGPVQDDKSLIKGRVGADLDIEQAKLAARQVGLTILSTIRTNLGSLDRVKRVIKVLGMVGCTPDFEQHPYVINGCSELFSAVWGPDNGVGVRSAVGMGSLPGNIPVEIEALFELV